The following proteins are encoded in a genomic region of Salvelinus namaycush isolate Seneca chromosome 12, SaNama_1.0, whole genome shotgun sequence:
- the mrps17 gene encoding 28S ribosomal protein S17, mitochondrial, with translation MSVKQASVHAKWIIGRVIGTKMQKTAKVRVTRLVLDPYLLKYYNKRKTYFAHDALQQCTVGDIVLLKALAERRSRHVKHELAEIVHKVGNVVDPLTGKRVAGSEFLECLTDPPHSLEQECTMLTEKLQELNISAAASTGATLVSSSTTTP, from the exons ATGTCTGTAAAACAGGCTTCAGTCCATGCTAAATGGATCATCGGCAGAGTGATCGGGACCAAGATGCAGAAGACAGCAAAAGTTAGAGTCACCAGACTGGTTCTGGACCCGTACCTGCTCAAG taCTACAACAAGAGAAAGACCTACTTTGCCCACGATGCCTTGCAGCAATGCACCGTGGGAGATATAGTCCTTCTGAAGGCGCTTGCTGAGCGCAGATCGAGACATGTGAAACATGAACTGGCAGAGATAGTCCACAAGGTGGGCAATGTGGTGGACCCCCTGACAGGGAAGAGGGTGGCGGGGAGCGAGTTTCTAGAGTGCCTCACTGACCCTCCACACAGTCTGGAGCAGGAGTGTACGATGCTAACGGAGAAATTACAGGAACTCAACATCTCTGCTGCAGCCTCTACAGGTGCAACCTTGGTCTCGTCATCCACAACCACACCTTGA